The Morganella morganii sequence TTGCTTTTGTGCCGCAGATCATTAAAATACGGAAATTGCTTATCCCGGACCTGTTGACATGAACTCTGCAATTTCTGACAAAACCAGTGTAACTCCCGCGACTAACACAAATAGTGAACTCATCTACCGTCTGGAAGATCGTCCGCCGCTGCCGCAGACCCTCTTTGCCGCCTGCCAGCATCTGCTGGCGATGTTTGTGGCGGTGATTACGCCGGGGTTGCTTATCGCTCAGGCGCTTGGCCTTTCCGCCCATGATACCCAGCGGATTATCAGTATGTCGCTGTTCGCTTCCGGGCTGGCCTCACTGCTGCAAATCCGTACCTGGGGGCCGGTCGGCTCAGGGCTGCTCTCTATCCAGGGCACCAGCTTTAACTTTGTTGCCCCGCTGATTATGGGGGGGTATGGCACTGAAAAATAATGGTGTGGATACGGAAGGAATGATGGCGGCGCTGTTCGGCACACTGATGCTGGCGGCGATGACAGAAGTGATCCTCTCCCGTTTCCTGCATCTGGCTCGCCGTATTATCACACCGCTGGTCTCCGGTGTGGTGGTGATGATTATCGGCCTGTCATTAATTCAGGTCGGGCTGACCTCCATCGGCGGCGGTTATGGCGCAATGGCGGATAACACCTTCGGCTCTGCCGATAACCTGATCCTCGCCGGTATTGTGCTGGCGGTGATTGTGCTGCTGAACCGCCAGAAAAACCCGTATCTGCGCGTCGCTTCACTGGTACTGGCGATGACCGCGGGCTATCTGGCCGCCTGGTGGATGGGCATGCTGCCGGATAACCATGCAGAAATTCCAAAAGAAATGATTGTGATCCCGGCACCGCTCTATTACGGCTTATCCATTGACTGGAACCTGCTGCTGCCGCTGATCCTGATCTTTATGGTGACCTCGCTGGAAACCATCGGTGATATTACCGCGACGTCCGATGTCTCCGAACAACCGGTGTCCGGCCCGCTCTATATGAAGCGCCTGAAAGGCGGCGTGCTGGCAAACGGTCTCAATTCCGCCCTGTCTGCGGTCTTTAACACCTTCCCGAACTCCTGTTTCGGGCAGAATAATGGTGTGATCCAACTGACCGGCGTTGCCAGCCGTTATGTCGGTTATGTGGTGGCACTGATGCTGATCGTGCTGGGGCTGTTCCCGGCCGTAGCCGGTTTTGTGCAGCACATTCCGGAGCCGGTACTCGGCGGTGCAACCATTGTGATGTTCGGGACGATTGCGGCATCCGGGGTGCGGATTGTTTCCCGCGAAACCCTGAACCGCCGGGCAATTATGATTATTGCGCTGTCGCTGGCTGTCGGCATGGGGGTTTCCCAGCAGCCGCTGATCCTGCAGTTCGCACCGGACTGGCTGAAAACCCTGCTTTCTTCAGGAATTGCGGCCGGTGGCCTGACCGCGATAGCCCTGAACCTGATTTTCCCGCCGGAGAAATAATCATCTGTTTAACCGCGTGACCGGAAAGGGTCACGCGGGCTGCTCTGTGCGGAAAAACCGCGATAATCCTTGTCACCATAAAGAGCCTCACGCTAGTATGCCCTCAGGATTATCTATCGGGGAGCGCATTATGAAATGGTTGGGACGGGCTGTTTTCTGGCTGATAACACTGGTCATTATTCTTATCGTTGCCACGGCCCTTGTGGTGCAGACATCATGGGGTACAAAACAGGTTTCAGCCCTTATCAGTGACAACACACGCTACAAAGTCTCGCTTTCCGCGATAAGTCACTCGCTCTCATCTCCCTCACTTATTTCACTCAGTGATGTCAGCATCAGCACGGTTTCCGGTGATTTTGCCCTGGAAGCGGCCAATGTTGAGCTGACCCTGGACTGGCGCAGTTTTTCTGAACCCGGCTGGTTTGCCCGTATCATTGTGCAGAAAGGGGATATCGAAATTTCTGATGCTGCTGACAGCAGCACCCTGCCGGTCAGTGCCGGGTTATTACAGCTCAATCAGACCGCACTCCGCCGCACCGACGGCAACCGGGTAATTGACGCGGAAGATGTTACCGGCGGGATCACACCGTGGCAGCCGCAGGGCAGTGACCTGACCGGAAACGGCAAATACCAGTTTTCCGCCAACAGCCTGAATTACTACGGGCTGCCGCTGAAAAATATCCTGACACAGGGCGAGGTCAGCGGAAAACAATTCACGTTTGATAACCTGACCGCCACACTGGAAAACGGCCTGATCACCGCCACCGGACGCCGCAGCGCCGAAGGTCAGTGGCAGCTGGATAACCTGTTGCTTAATGATATCCGCTGGCAGACACCGCAAACACTGACACAGCTGGCAGACAGCACAGAAAACCTGCCGGATATTCAGGCCAGGAATATCACCGCCACCAATATCAAGCTCGAAGGTCATCAGTGGGCGGTAAACTATCTGGAAGGCACGGTCAAAAATCTGGCCTTTAAACAAGGGCGCTGGCAGACGGACAACGGACAGGCAGATATCGCCGCAGCAGATCTGACACTCAGCGGGCAGCATTTTTCTGACATTATCAGCACCCTGGAACTGCGCGGCGATCAGATTGCGGTCAACCGTCTGACCGGCCGCTATGACAAGAGTATTCTGCGCTTTACCGGGGAGTGGAACCGCGCCACCCGGACACTGGATATCACCAGCGGTGTCGCCGACAACCTGCTGTACAGCCTCCCGGAACAGTGGTTCGCCACATTACAGGAAGCCGCCCCGCAGGGAATTGATGCTATCCGCCTGCAGGATATTAAAGTCTCCAATGCCCTGCTGATTGATACACAGCCGGTTTTCCCGTTCCAGCTCACCAATGTGAACGGCTACATCAAAACCATGCAGATCCTGAAATCCGGTCAGTGGGGATTATGGGACGGCGAGCTTTCTGTCAGTGCCGGCAATGCCACCTTTAACCGGGTCGAACTGCACCGCCCGTATCTGACACTGACTGCCGGAGCTGACAGTGCGGCAACCACACAATTTGCCGCCTCCGCCGGGGAAGGGCTGCTGAAAATGCAGTTTCAGGCCACACCATCCGGTACCGCGCCTTTCAGTTTCACATTACAGGCAACCGGTGCGGACAGTCAGATCCTGTCACAATGGGGCTGGCAACCTGCTCCGCTGACCGGCAGCGCCAATTACACCCTGCACCTGAACGGGCAGTTGCGGGCAGAGGATATCCGCAGCACACTGAGCGGCATGCTCTCCGGACAGGATAAACAGGGAAATCAGATAAACCGGGCTATCACGCAGGGACAGATGAGCAACACCCCGGGATCCGCAGAGCCAGTACCTTCTGCCCCGCCTGCACAGCGGGTGATCCCGGATAACAGCGAAACCGGAGAAATTCTGTAACCTTTGCTGATACAAAAACAGCGCCGTAAGGCGCTGTAGCGTCATCCATGACGCGCATGCTTTTCGTCCGCCTGCCCGTTATCACCGCCGTATCTGACCAATTGTCCTCTCTGTCAGCCACAGCGAAAGAAATGTGTTTTACCCCTCACTCCGCGCTGTGTTTCTGGCCGGGCAGCACCATATAGGTACCGGTAAAGACCGCGCCGACTTCATCCCCCTGCCCGACAGTCACTTCCAGCTTAATCCGCGCTTTACTGCCGCGTGCCAGACGATCCAGGTCGCCGCTGAGTTTATCGCGGGAAGCAATGGCTTCCGGTCTGCCTGCCACGGCCTTGCGGTAACGGATATTGGCATCCACCAGCACAATATCGCCGTCCAGGGAGTTTTCCTGTAACAGCAGCCAGATAAGTCCCCAGCCGGTCAGTGTCGCCATCGAGAACTGGCTGCCGGCAAAAATGGTCTGATGCAGGTTCTGGTTCGGGCCTTCCGGCATGGTGGTCATAAATTCCTGACCGGTGTACTGCGTAATGCGGATCCCCATTTTTTCGCTCAGGGGAATGGTTTCATACCATGCTTTCTGTAATTCAGCACACCAGTCAGGACGATGCAGGATCGCATCGAGGGTTTCAACGGATTTAATCATAAAAAAATGACGAACAGGCGTCGTTTGCGGGCCTGTAATCGGTCCTCTGTTTTCAAAACCTGATTTTTCAAAAAATGCGACCGCTTCCTCACGGGCACTGCAGACAATCCGCTTAACACCTTCCTGACGCGCCACGGACTCCAGTGCGCGTGCAATCAGTGTGCCCAGCCCGCGTCCCTGCATCTGCGGATCAACTGCCAGAAAGCGGATCACGCCTTCATTTTCTGCATTGATATACAAACGGCCGACAGCCACAGGCTGCCCGGTTTCGTCCACCACCATCTGATGATGTGCATAGGTATCATAACCGTCCTTTTCCGACCCCTGCGGCTGATTCAGCGGCTTGCGCAGCATCGCCCAGCGGAAATGAAAATAGCTTTCCAGCTCCTGATCGGTTTTTGGTACACGTAAATGATACATCGCACTTTCTCCTGTCAGTGGTAACCGGTGACCGGCCTGAGACTGTTGTATCATACCTGCAGCCAGAAAGTGACCGGACCATCGTTTGTCAGACTGACCTGCATGTCAGCCGCAAACCGGCCTGTTTCCGTCACCATTCCGGCTGCACGGCACTGCGCTACAAAGTGCTCATATAAGGCATTGGCTTTTTCCGGTGCCGCGCCGTTTGAAAATCCCGGGCGCATTCCTTTTTGTGTTTCCGCTGCTAAGGTGAACTGTGACACCACCAGCAACTGACCGCCGGACTGCGCCACATTCAGGTTCATTTTTCCGTCCGCATCACTGAAAATGCGGTAACCCATCACTTTCTCACTCAGGCGTTTTGATTTTTGTTCGTCGTCATCCCGCTCAACACCCAGAAGAACCAGCAATCCGGGACCGATTTCACCGGCAATTTCCCCGGCGATCCGGACATCCGCGCGGGTCACACGCTGTATTAATGCAATCATGTCATATCCGTTTAAAAAACAATCACACCTGAATTACTCAGTCACTTCTGCTGAAAAATCATACTCTGCAAAATAACGGGAGACTGTGCCACGATCGGTGACCAACACGCCTTTGATACCGAGAGCTACTGCCGCATCCACGTTTTCGCGGACATCATCAAAGAACACGGCATCCTGCGGCTCAAACTCTTCGGTTTCAAGCACATACTGATAGATATCCGGGTCCGGCTTACGCAGTCCCAGATCCTGGGAGAGATACAGGAAATCCGCGGAAGCAGCGATTTCCGGATAGTGCTGCGGCCAGTAATCCTGATGCAGACGGTTGGTGTTAGAGAGCACCACCACGCGGTGTCCCTGCTCACGCAGCCTGTTCATGATATCAATCACATCAGGGCGGACAGAGATAAAGATAGCCTGCCAGCCTTCGGCAAACTCATCAAAACTCAGCGACATATCCAGCTGGTCATTAATAGCTTCAGCAAATTCAACATCGGAAATTTTGCCGCATTCATGCTGTTTAAAGGTTTCACCGTGAATAAAATCACTACTCAGTTCGGACAGCGGCTTGCCGCTCAGATTACTCCAGACTGATAAAACACGTTTAAAATCAATATCAATAATGACATTACCCATGTCAAAAATATAAAGCATACCATCCCTCCGGGTTGATGAATTATTTTTACTCTACCCGCAGAGTCCCTTCCTGAACAGAGTGAAAACCATTTTCGGTGAGAAAAAATATCCGGGAGTGCGATCCCGCCCGTATTTCAGTGCGGTTATCAGCCTGTGACCGGTATGTAATCAGCACGCAGAAAAAGCTCAGGGCGCCCGGAGGCGCCCTGAGTGGCATGAATCAAAACAACCGGCAGAGATTAATCTTTGCTGCGGTGTGCGCGTTTGCGGTCGTTTTCAGTCAGGTGGCGTTTACGCAGACGGATAGACTTCGGCGTTACTTCCACTAATTCGTCGTCATCGATAAATTCTAACGCCTGTTCCAGGGTTTTCTCGATAAACGGCGTCAGTGTGGTCGCTTCATCAGTACCGGATGCACGCATGTTGGTCAGTTTCTTACCGGTCAGGCAGTTAACTGTCAGGTCGTTTGAACGTGAGTGAATACCGATCAGCTGGCCTTCATACACTTCAGTACCGTGACCGACAAACAGCTTACCGCGATCCTGCAGGCTGTACAGTGCGTATGCAACTGCTTTACCCTGACCGTTGGAAATCATCACACCGTTCTGACGGCGGCCGATTTCACCCTGTTTAACATCATCATAGTGACTGAATGTGGCATACAGTAAACCGGTACCGGAAGTCATGGTCATGAATTCAGTACGGAAACCAATCAGACCACGGCTCGGGATGCTGTAATCCAGACGTACGCGGCCTTTGCCATCCGGCATCATGTCACGCAGTTCGCCTTTACGCTCACCCAGTGCCATCATCACGTCACCCTGGTGCTGTTCTTCAATATCCAGAGTCACCTGCTCGAACGGCTCCTGTTTACGGCCGTCGATATCGCGGAAGATAACGCGCGGACGGGATACCGCCAGCTCAAAACCTTCACGGCGCATGTTTTCGATCAGAACAGATAAGTGCAGCTCACCACGGCCTGATACACGGAATGCATCCGGGTCTTCAGTTTCTTCAACGCGCAGTGCCACGTTGTGAACCAGCTCTTTCTTCAGACGGTCAAGGATCTGACGGGAAGTCACATATTTCCCTTCTTTACCGCAGAATGGTGAGGTGTTAACGCAGAAATACATGCTGACGGTCGGTTCATCAACGGCCAGTGGTTTTAATGCTTCAACACAGTTGGTGTCACAGATAGTATCTGAGATATTCAGTTCACCCAGACCGGTCAGCGCGATGATATCACCGGCTTCAGCAACTTCCGTTTCGATACGGTCCAGACCTAAATGTCCGAGAACCTTACCGATTTTACCGTTACGGGTTTTACCTTCCGCATCGATAACAGTAACCTGCTGGTTTGGTTTGACTTTACCGCGCTTGATGCGGCCAATCCCGATAACACCTAAATAGTTGTTGTAATCGAGCTGGGAGATCTGCATCTGGAACGGGCCGTCGAGGTCAACCTGAGGCGGCTCAACATACTTAACAATAGCTTCGTACAGCGGAGTCATATCATCCGCCATATCGTTATAATCGGTGCCCGCAATACCATTCAGCGCAGATGCATAAATGATAGGGAAGTCGAGCTGCTCGTCAGTTGCGCCGAGGTTGTCAAACAGGTCAAACACTTGGTCGATAACCCAGTCAGGACGTGCGCCCGGACGGTCAATTTTGTTGATAACGACGATTGGTTTCAGACCGTTTGCAAACGCTTTCTGCGTTACAAAGCGGGTCTGCGGCATAGGACCGTCCATCGCATCTACCAGCAGCAGTACGCTGTCAACCATGGACATCACACGTTCTACTTCACCACCGAAATCGGCGTGCCCCGGGGTGTCAACGATGTTGATGTGATAGTCGTTCCACGTAATCGCGGTATTTTTTGCAAGAATAGTAATGCCGCGCTCTCTTTCCAGATCGCCGGAGTCCATTACACGCTCTTCCGGTTTTGAACGCTCATCAAACGTACCGGACTGCTGTAATAATTTATCGACCAGCGTGGTCTTGCCATGGTCAACGTGAGCGATGATGGCAATATTTCTTAATTTCTCGATAGACAAAGACTTGTACCGTTTTCGTTAATGGATGGGAATTACGTCACAGATAGCATTCTTTTCAACAACGCCCATCTATGGTGTAGATGTTTGGTGGTATTTTACACGTTCTCTGAGGCAAGTGAAAGAAGTGTGATACATCTCACTTAAAAAATAAATGATTATAAAACATGGAGATAAAATTCATCCTGCCATTTTTTTACAAAATCAGCGGCGCATACCACGCTCAGCGACGAATTCAGAGGGGCATATCATAAACCTATTCAGGATAAAAGAGATACTTTTTTTGCGTTTGTGGCCGGGAAACGGTGCACTGATTTCATTGCACCATAATAGTGCATCCCGGATCTGCAAGCCGAATCAAAAATGCACCAATATGGTGCAATTCACTCCGTTTCCGCTATCCTTATCTGAGTAACCCGCAGCAGTAACGCGGTTTACCCTCTTTTAAAAAAGTTGGCACGCTTTTCGCTTTATATTTATCAAGCAATGTGAGAACCGCAATCAGTGTCCCTCCGGGTGACCACCAGAGGATTGACGGAACATCCCAAACCAGGAGATCTGAATATGTCTGTTGAACATGTATTGACCATGATGGAAGAGTACAACGTTAAATTCGTGGACTTACGCTTTACCGATACCAAAGGCAAGGAACAGCATGTGTCGATCCCTGCTCATCAGGTAGATGAAGATTTCTTCGAAGACGGAAAAATGTTTGACGGTTCCTCAATGGCCGGCTGGAAAGGCATCAACGAATCTGACATGGTACTGATGCCGATTGCGGAATCCGCCCTGATCGACCCGTTCTTTGAAGTCCCGACACTGGTTCTGCGCTGTGATGTGTTAGAGCCGAACACCATGCAGGGTTATGACCGCGACCCGCGCTCTATCGCAAAACGTGCTGAAGATTTCCTGCGCACCAGCGGTATTGCGGATACCGTCCTGTTCGGGCCTGAACCTGAGTTTTTCCTGTTTGATGACATCCGTTTCGGTGCCGATATCTCCGGTGCTTACTATCATATCAATGATATTGAAGCTGCCTGGAACACCGGTACTGTCTATCCGGAAGGTAACAAAGGCCACCGTCCGCGCGTGAAAGGCGGCTACTTCCCGCTGCCGCCGGTCGATTCCTCACAGGATCTGCGTTCTGAA is a genomic window containing:
- the yihX gene encoding glucose-1-phosphatase, with product MLYIFDMGNVIIDIDFKRVLSVWSNLSGKPLSELSSDFIHGETFKQHECGKISDVEFAEAINDQLDMSLSFDEFAEGWQAIFISVRPDVIDIMNRLREQGHRVVVLSNTNRLHQDYWPQHYPEIAASADFLYLSQDLGLRKPDPDIYQYVLETEEFEPQDAVFFDDVRENVDAAVALGIKGVLVTDRGTVSRYFAEYDFSAEVTE
- the typA gene encoding ribosome-dependent GTPase TypA: MSIEKLRNIAIIAHVDHGKTTLVDKLLQQSGTFDERSKPEERVMDSGDLERERGITILAKNTAITWNDYHINIVDTPGHADFGGEVERVMSMVDSVLLLVDAMDGPMPQTRFVTQKAFANGLKPIVVINKIDRPGARPDWVIDQVFDLFDNLGATDEQLDFPIIYASALNGIAGTDYNDMADDMTPLYEAIVKYVEPPQVDLDGPFQMQISQLDYNNYLGVIGIGRIKRGKVKPNQQVTVIDAEGKTRNGKIGKVLGHLGLDRIETEVAEAGDIIALTGLGELNISDTICDTNCVEALKPLAVDEPTVSMYFCVNTSPFCGKEGKYVTSRQILDRLKKELVHNVALRVEETEDPDAFRVSGRGELHLSVLIENMRREGFELAVSRPRVIFRDIDGRKQEPFEQVTLDIEEQHQGDVMMALGERKGELRDMMPDGKGRVRLDYSIPSRGLIGFRTEFMTMTSGTGLLYATFSHYDDVKQGEIGRRQNGVMISNGQGKAVAYALYSLQDRGKLFVGHGTEVYEGQLIGIHSRSNDLTVNCLTGKKLTNMRASGTDEATTLTPFIEKTLEQALEFIDDDELVEVTPKSIRLRKRHLTENDRKRAHRSKD
- the fabY gene encoding fatty acid biosynthesis protein FabY, encoding MYHLRVPKTDQELESYFHFRWAMLRKPLNQPQGSEKDGYDTYAHHQMVVDETGQPVAVGRLYINAENEGVIRFLAVDPQMQGRGLGTLIARALESVARQEGVKRIVCSAREEAVAFFEKSGFENRGPITGPQTTPVRHFFMIKSVETLDAILHRPDWCAELQKAWYETIPLSEKMGIRITQYTGQEFMTTMPEGPNQNLHQTIFAGSQFSMATLTGWGLIWLLLQENSLDGDIVLVDANIRYRKAVAGRPEAIASRDKLSGDLDRLARGSKARIKLEVTVGQGDEVGAVFTGTYMVLPGQKHSAE
- the dtd gene encoding D-aminoacyl-tRNA deacylase, yielding MIALIQRVTRADVRIAGEIAGEIGPGLLVLLGVERDDDEQKSKRLSEKVMGYRIFSDADGKMNLNVAQSGGQLLVVSQFTLAAETQKGMRPGFSNGAAPEKANALYEHFVAQCRAAGMVTETGRFAADMQVSLTNDGPVTFWLQV